A DNA window from Gemmobacter fulvus contains the following coding sequences:
- a CDS encoding rhodanese-like domain-containing protein, translated as MTGSRLIPEIGAKLSRLLLLFIPAMASGSDAPLFDPATGYRVAQYRAVVLAPPAGVQQVGAKAVRDLAQAGAILLDVFPLKHYEIDKNGAWITPDSHASLPGAVWLPIVGWGQLTPAQETYLRQSLAQVTAGDKTRALVVFCQLDCWLSWNASRRIAEYGHDQVFWFSGGVDEWNSEGFPLKSVTPYPMPPDPPRPSTP; from the coding sequence GTGACAGGCTCAAGATTAATTCCCGAAATAGGTGCCAAACTTTCCCGGCTATTATTGCTGTTTATTCCCGCAATGGCCTCTGGCAGCGATGCGCCGCTGTTTGATCCGGCCACCGGCTATCGGGTGGCGCAGTATCGGGCGGTGGTTCTAGCCCCGCCTGCGGGGGTGCAACAGGTCGGGGCAAAGGCGGTGCGCGATCTGGCGCAGGCCGGCGCGATCCTGCTGGATGTATTCCCGCTAAAGCATTATGAAATAGATAAAAATGGCGCATGGATCACGCCTGACAGCCATGCCAGCCTGCCCGGCGCGGTCTGGCTGCCCATCGTCGGCTGGGGCCAGTTGACCCCGGCGCAAGAGACTTATTTGCGCCAGTCGCTGGCCCAGGTCACCGCAGGCGATAAAACCCGCGCCCTTGTAGTGTTTTGCCAATTGGATTGCTGGCTCAGCTGGAATGCCAGCCGCCGTATTGCCGAATATGGCCATGATCAGGTCTTTTGGTTTTCTGGCGGTGTGGATGAATGGAATTCGGAAGGATTCCCGTTAAAATCCGTAACGCCTTATCCAATGCCGCCCGATCCGCCACGCCCCTCCACCCCCTGA
- a CDS encoding PQQ-dependent methanol/ethanol family dehydrogenase translates to MTLIRSLTAASVLALACMGSAGPALAADVTWDDILNDHQTTDDVLMYGMGNNAQRYSTLNQINAETVKHLRPAWAFSFGDEKQRGQEAQAIVHDGVIYITGSYSRIWALDAKTGKRLWKFEARLAEDIRPCCDVVNRGAAIYGDKVFFGALDASIYALDKNTGKVVWREKFGDHKVGYTMTGAPTIVKDKETDRVMLIHGSSGDEFGVVGKLYARDPDTGAEIWMRPFVEGHMGAKDGKDSTVTGDPAAPSWPNNADGSKVEAWSHGGGAPWQSASFDVETNTIIVGAGNPAPWNTWARTPGDSLYTSGQAYVDPSNGELIGFYQHTPNDAWDFSGNNEIVLFDFTDKDGKQHRAGAHADRNGFFYVTDVDALSKRGGEINRPTALLNAFPFVDGITWAKGIDLETGRPIENEGQRPPLPKEGETKGETIQVTPPFLGGKNWNPMAYSQKTGLFYVPANNWTEDYWTENVTYQAGAAYLGQGFRIKRLFDDHIGTLRAYDPATGEKKWEHKEEFPLWAGVLATAGDVVFTGTSDGFVKAFHSETGEVLWEFQTGSGIISQPVTWELDGKQYLGIASGYGGAVPLWGGDMATLTTQVSQGGSFWVFEIPDELLASAQ, encoded by the coding sequence ATGACCCTAATTCGCAGCCTCACCGCCGCCAGTGTGCTTGCACTGGCCTGCATGGGCAGCGCAGGCCCCGCGCTTGCCGCCGATGTGACCTGGGATGACATCCTGAACGATCATCAGACCACGGATGACGTGCTGATGTATGGCATGGGCAACAATGCCCAACGCTATTCGACGCTGAACCAGATCAATGCCGAAACGGTGAAACATCTGCGCCCGGCATGGGCCTTTTCGTTCGGCGATGAAAAGCAGCGCGGCCAGGAGGCACAGGCCATCGTGCATGACGGGGTGATCTATATCACCGGATCCTACAGCCGGATCTGGGCGCTGGATGCCAAGACCGGCAAGCGGCTGTGGAAATTCGAGGCGCGGCTGGCCGAAGACATCCGGCCCTGCTGCGATGTGGTGAACCGTGGTGCTGCGATCTATGGCGACAAGGTGTTTTTCGGCGCGCTCGATGCCTCGATCTATGCGTTGGACAAGAACACCGGCAAGGTGGTCTGGCGCGAGAAATTCGGCGATCACAAGGTCGGTTATACGATGACCGGCGCGCCGACCATCGTGAAGGACAAGGAGACGGACCGGGTCATGTTGATCCACGGCTCGTCCGGCGATGAATTCGGTGTGGTGGGCAAACTGTACGCCCGCGATCCCGATACTGGCGCGGAAATCTGGATGCGCCCCTTCGTCGAAGGCCATATGGGGGCCAAGGACGGCAAGGACAGCACGGTCACCGGCGATCCGGCGGCCCCCAGCTGGCCCAACAATGCCGATGGCAGCAAGGTCGAGGCCTGGAGCCATGGCGGCGGTGCCCCCTGGCAATCGGCCAGCTTCGATGTGGAAACCAACACCATCATCGTCGGGGCCGGCAATCCTGCGCCGTGGAACACCTGGGCGCGCACGCCGGGCGACAGCCTCTATACCTCGGGTCAGGCCTATGTCGATCCGTCGAATGGCGAGTTGATCGGCTTTTACCAGCACACCCCGAATGATGCCTGGGACTTTTCGGGCAACAATGAAATCGTGCTGTTCGACTTCACCGACAAGGATGGCAAACAGCACCGCGCCGGCGCCCATGCCGACCGCAACGGGTTCTTCTATGTGACCGATGTTGATGCGCTGTCAAAGCGCGGCGGCGAGATCAACCGCCCGACGGCGCTGCTGAATGCCTTCCCCTTTGTCGATGGTATCACCTGGGCCAAGGGCATTGATCTGGAAACCGGTCGCCCGATCGAAAACGAAGGCCAGCGCCCGCCGCTGCCGAAAGAGGGTGAAACCAAGGGTGAAACCATTCAGGTGACGCCGCCCTTCCTCGGTGGCAAGAACTGGAACCCGATGGCCTATAGCCAGAAAACCGGCCTGTTCTATGTGCCCGCCAACAACTGGACCGAAGATTACTGGACCGAGAATGTCACCTATCAGGCCGGGGCCGCCTATCTGGGCCAAGGCTTCCGCATCAAGCGGCTGTTCGATGACCATATCGGCACGCTGCGCGCCTATGATCCGGCCACCGGCGAAAAGAAATGGGAACATAAAGAAGAGTTCCCGCTCTGGGCCGGGGTTCTGGCGACGGCGGGCGATGTGGTGTTCACCGGCACCTCGGATGGTTTCGTGAAGGCCTTCCATTCCGAAACCGGCGAGGTTCTGTGGGAGTTCCAGACTGGCTCCGGCATCATCTCGCAGCCGGTGACATGGGAACTGGATGGCAAGCAATATCTGGGCATTGCCTCGGGCTATGGCGGCGCGGTGCCGCTCTGGGGCGGGGATATGGCGACGCTGACCACACAGGTCAGCCAGGGGGGATCGTTCTGGGTGTTCGAGATCCCGGACGAGCTGCTCGCCTCGGCGCAGTAA
- a CDS encoding quinoprotein dehydrogenase-associated SoxYZ-like carrier: MGALLTDRLPGGAQPVLQARTGRAAVGGDAFDSGMWPLHREAHLGPGAPWRQDPAVMVLAPLSAEDSAHVPFVIDATALAGPVGRIVVTIDYSPFSKALTFHPGRALPFLGFGVKYETAGALRASVQAGPDQIWHVGAAYVSALGGGCSAPAVSHARPDWQRGFGEMRARLWPDSGRLRLCIRHPQDTGLADGIPAHHLTSLALHDAQGAEIARLDLHEPVEENPSFTFLLPPHLAAEPVTLHAQDTMGNRLSGRVEPST; this comes from the coding sequence ATGGGCGCGCTTCTGACAGACCGACTGCCCGGCGGCGCGCAACCCGTGTTGCAGGCCCGCACGGGCCGGGCCGCAGTGGGCGGCGACGCCTTCGACAGCGGCATGTGGCCGCTGCACCGCGAGGCGCATCTTGGCCCCGGCGCGCCGTGGCGGCAGGATCCGGCGGTGATGGTGCTGGCGCCGCTGTCGGCCGAAGATTCGGCGCATGTGCCCTTTGTGATCGACGCGACGGCACTGGCAGGCCCGGTGGGCCGGATCGTGGTGACGATTGATTACAGCCCGTTTTCCAAGGCCCTGACCTTCCACCCCGGCCGGGCGCTGCCCTTTCTGGGCTTCGGCGTGAAATATGAAACCGCCGGGGCGCTGCGGGCGTCGGTGCAGGCTGGGCCAGACCAGATCTGGCACGTCGGGGCGGCCTATGTTTCGGCGCTGGGGGGCGGGTGCAGCGCGCCAGCGGTGTCGCATGCCCGGCCCGACTGGCAACGCGGTTTCGGCGAAATGCGCGCCCGGCTCTGGCCCGACAGCGGGCGGTTGCGGCTGTGCATCCGGCATCCGCAGGATACCGGCCTCGCCGATGGCATCCCCGCCCATCACCTGACCAGCCTTGCGCTGCACGACGCGCAGGGGGCCGAGATTGCCCGGCTCGATCTGCATGAGCCCGTCGAAGAGAACCCGTCTTTCACCTTTCTGCTGCCTCCGCATCTCGCGGCGGAGCCGGTCACGCTGCATGCGCAGGATACGATGGGCAACCGTCTGTCCGGGCGGGTGGAGCCTTCGACATGA
- a CDS encoding quinoprotein relay system zinc metallohydrolase 1, with the protein MTGFRSLTRRSLVAGAAAATALALPRAVAQAQPRGYDLLPQEVAAGLWMITGAPESFARSNGGAIVNIVLLASAEGAIIIDTGSTARMGAEIRAFADQRLGGVARVINTHHHPDHWFGNIAFADRPILALPATGDLCRRSAPDYAASLYALLGPWMAGTTPTPPGQRIESDELVIGGRTLRLLALSGHSAADLVVQDVQTGVLIAGDLLFLDRAPSFPDADVARWLRALDRLAGLETSGVVPGHGPFHRSGAALAQTRQYLELTRDRLDQAAALGLSPVEAMAAGPAPAFRALGANPEEYIRTVAQRWADHERTALPVIGGL; encoded by the coding sequence ATGACCGGCTTTCGCTCCCTTACCCGCCGATCGCTGGTGGCCGGGGCAGCAGCGGCAACGGCACTTGCCCTCCCTCGTGCCGTCGCTCAAGCGCAGCCCCGTGGTTATGACCTTCTGCCTCAGGAGGTGGCCGCGGGGCTGTGGATGATTACCGGCGCGCCCGAAAGCTTTGCCCGCAGCAATGGCGGGGCGATTGTCAATATCGTGCTGCTGGCCAGTGCCGAAGGTGCCATCATCATCGACACCGGATCGACCGCCCGCATGGGGGCCGAAATCCGCGCCTTTGCCGACCAGCGGCTGGGCGGGGTGGCGCGTGTAATCAACACCCATCACCATCCCGACCACTGGTTCGGCAATATCGCCTTTGCAGACCGCCCGATCCTCGCCCTGCCCGCGACTGGCGATCTGTGCCGCAGATCCGCGCCCGACTATGCCGCCTCGCTCTATGCACTGCTCGGGCCGTGGATGGCGGGCACCACGCCCACCCCGCCCGGCCAGCGGATCGAGAGCGACGAGTTGGTGATCGGCGGGCGCACGCTGCGGCTGCTGGCCCTGTCGGGGCACAGTGCTGCCGATCTGGTGGTGCAGGATGTTCAGACCGGCGTGCTGATTGCGGGGGATCTGCTGTTTCTGGACCGCGCGCCCAGCTTTCCCGATGCCGATGTGGCGCGCTGGCTGCGCGCGCTGGACCGGCTGGCGGGTCTGGAAACCTCAGGGGTGGTGCCCGGCCATGGCCCGTTTCACCGCTCAGGGGCCGCGCTGGCGCAGACCCGGCAGTATCTGGAACTGACCCGTGACCGGCTCGATCAGGCCGCAGCTCTGGGCCTGAGCCCGGTCGAGGCGATGGCCGCAGGCCCGGCCCCGGCCTTTCGCGCCCTTGGCGCCAATCCCGAAGAATACATCCGCACCGTCGCGCAGCGATGGGCGGATCACGAGCGCACGGCCCTGCCCGTCATCGGCGGGCTGTGA
- a CDS encoding histidine kinase, whose protein sequence is MSTVTLKGRILLWVGVVNALVFIAAGAVLLLNAKFAVRTEVLAARDSAVALIQSSLAAGAQTGLAGLAQPRHVRILLPDGPAPDAAPATIDTDAAPDWFLRWVAPEIAPVEIIPPQGAAGRILVLAEPHDEAAEVWEDMTALCVVWGLAALVQMALLALIVGQALRPLQRLNSVLGALEAGDLSARAGGVGTAELAPMARRIDALAETLAMEQQSRRQIARRLLDARDSERRQIARDLHDELGPRLFGLTVAADAIARADLPEQKPHLDTILSHVDSIRSINRRVMAAVRPVTLDRMALPDVVRDLVGDLVDLHRNVQIDLSVAPDLPQGGESIALTIYRAIQEGVTNALRHGGAGHVQICLQRALHDQKEAIRLVLRDDGRGLAQGWRKGSGLMGMGERAEAIGGQFGVTDRPGGGVELGLLLPVAA, encoded by the coding sequence ATGAGCACAGTCACCTTGAAGGGGCGAATCCTGCTGTGGGTCGGCGTGGTGAATGCGCTTGTGTTCATCGCCGCCGGGGCGGTGCTGTTGCTCAACGCGAAATTCGCCGTGCGGACCGAGGTTCTGGCTGCGCGCGACAGTGCTGTGGCGCTGATCCAGTCGAGCCTCGCCGCCGGGGCGCAGACCGGGCTTGCGGGGCTGGCCCAGCCGCGCCATGTGCGCATCCTGCTGCCCGATGGCCCGGCCCCGGATGCGGCCCCAGCCACCATCGACACCGATGCCGCGCCGGACTGGTTCCTGCGCTGGGTCGCGCCCGAAATTGCTCCGGTCGAGATCATTCCGCCACAGGGTGCGGCGGGGCGTATCCTTGTTCTGGCCGAACCCCATGACGAGGCCGCCGAGGTCTGGGAGGATATGACGGCGCTCTGCGTGGTCTGGGGGCTTGCCGCGCTGGTGCAGATGGCGCTGCTGGCGCTGATCGTCGGGCAGGCGCTGCGGCCCTTGCAGCGGTTGAACAGCGTGCTGGGTGCCCTTGAGGCGGGCGATCTGTCGGCGCGGGCGGGCGGGGTCGGCACGGCAGAGCTGGCCCCGATGGCCCGGCGCATTGATGCGCTGGCCGAAACTCTGGCGATGGAACAGCAATCGCGCCGTCAGATTGCCCGCCGGTTGCTGGATGCCCGCGATTCCGAACGCCGCCAGATTGCGCGCGATCTGCATGACGAACTCGGGCCGCGGTTGTTCGGCCTGACCGTGGCCGCCGATGCCATCGCCCGCGCGGACCTGCCAGAGCAGAAACCGCATCTGGATACGATCCTGTCGCATGTCGACAGCATCCGCAGCATCAACCGCCGAGTGATGGCCGCGGTGCGGCCTGTCACCCTTGACCGGATGGCGCTGCCCGATGTGGTGCGCGATCTGGTGGGCGATCTGGTGGATCTGCACCGCAATGTGCAGATCGACCTGTCGGTCGCGCCCGATCTGCCGCAGGGCGGCGAGTCCATCGCCCTGACCATCTATCGCGCCATTCAGGAGGGCGTCACCAATGCGCTGCGCCATGGCGGGGCAGGGCATGTGCAGATCTGCCTGCAGCGCGCCCTGCATGATCAGAAGGAGGCGATCCGTCTGGTGCTGCGCGATGACGGGCGCGGGCTCGCACAGGGCTGGCGCAAGGGCAGCGGTCTGATGGGCATGGGTGAACGGGCCGAGGCGATCGGCGGCCAGTTCGGCGTGACCGACCGGCCCGGCGGCGGGGTGGAACTGGGGCTGTTGCTGCCGGTGGCCGCATGA
- the pedF gene encoding cytochrome c-550 PedF, producing the protein MIRLSITCATLLICSAQLAFAHGDTVPQAVDTSGLPDLGEAMASENPWRTAEGDLLFSAVKIGAKGFNSNCARCHGLEAIAGGLAPDLRYLEASEWGDEWYLSRVLTGYEQNGAVKMPPFADILSPEAIWAIRTYIETRPDQEEMTARQPELSAAHAKVEALAAGGDATAIAAELDALGDSFAVLSGAARSVTALHQAAHILRADPARAPAAAELIAATLRN; encoded by the coding sequence ATGATCCGCCTCTCCATCACCTGTGCCACCCTGTTGATCTGTTCGGCGCAACTGGCGTTTGCGCATGGCGATACGGTGCCACAAGCGGTGGATACGTCAGGCCTGCCCGATCTGGGCGAGGCGATGGCCAGCGAGAACCCCTGGCGGACCGCAGAGGGAGATCTTCTGTTCTCGGCAGTCAAGATCGGTGCGAAAGGCTTCAACAGCAATTGCGCGCGCTGTCACGGGCTGGAGGCGATTGCAGGCGGGCTCGCCCCGGATCTGCGCTACCTTGAAGCCAGCGAATGGGGCGATGAATGGTATCTGTCGCGGGTGCTGACGGGATACGAGCAGAATGGCGCGGTCAAGATGCCGCCCTTTGCCGATATCCTCAGCCCCGAGGCGATCTGGGCGATCCGCACCTATATCGAAACCCGGCCTGATCAGGAGGAGATGACAGCCCGCCAGCCGGAGCTGAGCGCCGCCCATGCGAAGGTCGAGGCGCTGGCCGCAGGTGGGGATGCAACAGCCATCGCCGCCGAGCTGGACGCGCTGGGTGACAGTTTTGCGGTCCTGTCGGGCGCGGCGCGGTCGGTGACGGCGCTGCATCAGGCGGCACATATCCTGCGGGCCGATCCGGCCCGGGCCCCGGCAGCGGCAGAGCTGATTGCCGCCACCTTGCGGAACTGA